In Luteolibacter sp. Y139, the following proteins share a genomic window:
- a CDS encoding TetR/AcrR family transcriptional regulator, protein MSEKTTTRGRPRSFDRTAALDAATRVFWQKGYTAASMNDLCEAMGIGSPSLYAAFGSKEQLYAEALRHYGERGAPQLFEALESAPTAKLGIEAFLRFAARVLACPDNPAGCMVVLSSVASEGVTSLAEMVVQARKTSLKLLEARLQRGIKEGDLPKGTNVKALARFYVTVHQGMSIQARDGTSTKDLDAIATTAMQAWPVG, encoded by the coding sequence GTGAGCGAAAAGACCACTACCCGGGGACGCCCGCGTTCCTTCGACCGCACCGCCGCACTCGATGCGGCCACCCGGGTATTCTGGCAAAAGGGCTACACTGCCGCCTCCATGAATGACCTTTGCGAGGCCATGGGAATCGGCTCCCCCAGCCTCTACGCCGCCTTCGGCAGCAAGGAACAGCTCTACGCCGAAGCCCTCCGGCACTACGGCGAACGCGGAGCCCCGCAACTCTTCGAAGCCCTCGAATCCGCGCCCACCGCGAAACTCGGCATCGAGGCCTTCCTCCGCTTCGCCGCCCGCGTCCTCGCCTGCCCGGACAACCCCGCCGGCTGCATGGTTGTCCTCTCCTCCGTCGCCAGCGAGGGCGTCACCAGTCTCGCGGAAATGGTCGTGCAGGCGCGGAAAACATCACTCAAGCTCCTCGAAGCCCGCCTCCAGCGCGGCATCAAGGAAGGCGACCTTCCCAAGGGCACCAACGTCAAGGCGCTCGCCCGCTTCTACGTCACCGTCCATCAAGGCATGTCCATCCAAGCCCGCGACGGAACCTCCACCAAGGACCTTGATGCCATAGCCACCACCGCCATGCAGGCTTGGCCGGTGGGTTGA
- a CDS encoding SDR family NAD(P)-dependent oxidoreductase, which translates to MSTLKGKRALVTGASRGIGAAIAKALAAEGASVAITYEKSAEKAGEVVKEIEAAGGKAVAFAANSADPQAVRGSIDQTVAKLGGLDILVNNAGIARYGNVEDISLEDIDALLNVNVKGVILASQAAIPHLTEGGRIINIGSVLGERVLFGGVTVYSATKSALRSLTAGLSRELGARGITANLVQPGSTDTDMNRADGEGAAAQKSVTSLGRYGTPEDIAAAVVFLAGPGGKQITGTTITVDGGAIA; encoded by the coding sequence ATGAGCACACTGAAAGGCAAACGGGCATTGGTCACGGGAGCGAGCCGTGGAATTGGCGCTGCAATCGCGAAGGCACTTGCTGCGGAAGGCGCGAGCGTGGCGATCACCTACGAGAAGTCGGCCGAAAAGGCCGGTGAGGTGGTGAAGGAAATCGAGGCCGCCGGTGGCAAGGCGGTGGCCTTCGCGGCGAACAGCGCGGATCCGCAGGCGGTCCGTGGTTCCATCGACCAGACGGTCGCAAAGCTCGGCGGTCTGGACATCCTGGTGAACAACGCGGGCATCGCGCGCTATGGCAATGTGGAGGATATCTCGCTGGAGGATATCGACGCCTTGCTGAACGTAAATGTGAAGGGCGTGATCCTGGCCAGCCAGGCCGCGATTCCACATCTCACGGAAGGAGGGCGCATCATCAATATCGGCAGCGTTCTCGGCGAGCGAGTGCTCTTCGGCGGCGTGACCGTTTACTCCGCAACAAAGTCCGCGCTCAGGTCATTGACCGCCGGTCTCTCCCGTGAACTCGGCGCGCGCGGGATCACCGCGAATCTGGTGCAGCCGGGTTCCACGGATACGGACATGAACCGCGCGGATGGAGAAGGTGCGGCCGCGCAGAAGAGCGTGACCTCACTCGGCCGCTACGGAACTCCCGAGGACATCGCCGCCGCTGTGGTCTTCCTCGCCGGTCCCGGTGGCAAGCAGATCACCGGCACGACCATCACGGTCGATGGCGGGGCGATTGCTTGA
- a CDS encoding NUDIX domain-containing protein: MVRFRPNVAALMVKPQGQLLVCERWTIPGAWQFPQGGVDDGETLEEALFREVREEIGLLPKHYELLSYRAGYRYLYPEDVRFKKMRKHGCHGQEQTYYHCLVKADAPEVDVNQRPREFGAYRWILPEEFDLDWLPEFKRDVYREVMLDFFGVRL; this comes from the coding sequence GTGGTCCGATTTCGTCCGAATGTTGCGGCGTTGATGGTGAAACCGCAGGGGCAGTTGCTCGTCTGCGAGCGGTGGACCATTCCCGGGGCGTGGCAGTTTCCGCAGGGCGGCGTGGATGACGGGGAGACGCTGGAGGAGGCGCTCTTCCGTGAGGTGCGGGAAGAGATCGGGCTGCTGCCGAAGCACTATGAGCTGCTGAGCTATCGCGCCGGCTACCGCTATCTCTATCCGGAGGACGTGCGCTTCAAGAAGATGCGCAAGCACGGGTGCCATGGCCAGGAGCAGACCTACTACCACTGCCTGGTGAAGGCGGACGCGCCGGAGGTGGATGTGAACCAGCGGCCGCGCGAGTTCGGTGCCTACCGATGGATCCTGCCGGAGGAGTTCGATCTCGACTGGCTGCCGGAGTTCAAGCGCGACGTGTACCGGGAGGTGATGTTGGATTTCTTCGGCGTTAGGCTATAA
- a CDS encoding ATP-binding protein, whose amino-acid sequence MPDVATVPYMAAEGAELNDAFKRYENGVFVGNARRTALLSALFMLAGTTLDWMVFPEQAWKFFLIRVVVALLLCVVFWLLGRFSSERSRRFIAYCLFMAPTVSICWMIAVTGGGESPYYAGLNLALLGLSLLLRSSFKDSVVMILLCLTCYFASVRISTQHPDLRWLFNNSYFLVVTAVFVSAGSYFYERLRFREFVLRKEVEDARGQLEATNKQLSELDEAKTRFFANISHELRTPLTVMIGLTERLAERFKPTTEKEVKDMLAMTEHNGLRLLKLIDDLLDLVRFDTGHADLKLQSTEVGAMLDGLMQSMRHLADQNGVALEWRAMGPQGHVMLDRDKIEKVLLNLTINAIKFTPAGGRIDVDAVREGDKLKLSVADTGVGISTEVLPRIFERFWQVDSSSTRKFQGAGIGLALVRSLVETMGGSIEAKSTVGVGTRFEVQLPVVGSEAPVPLPNSEINGVESGKHIEELHRRAALSAARPADAGDVSVTARGIGRVTAATRPLVLVADDEPDMRRFLVMQLDNVDVLEARDGAEALALAKQHVPVLALVDHMMPEMDGVEVCRGIRENHATREMPIIMLTARADERTKLQALDAGANDFLTKPFSSSELVLRLRNQLAMAAIRRELADLNRDLAAAMEKLKENEVLLVRNEKLSGLGQMSAGIIHEINNPLNYARAGLHALNSFKRSLPADDHEDYAEIVGDISEGVERVAQIVADLRQFTRDDNRILGEADMANVIERSRRLVSHQLGEKIAFNYKGPEKAPATGNPNQLVQVFVNLFQNAVDAIQQRIAEKGGDPGRIDVNLRAAVGGWEVTVWDNGAGIPREIIHKIYDPFFTSKDVGKGMGLGLSITHQILNRHGAHIEVDTRPGEFTCFTIFFSPPDPDADDDGGSDPETPSDSEP is encoded by the coding sequence ATGCCTGACGTCGCCACAGTTCCCTACATGGCGGCCGAAGGGGCCGAGCTGAATGATGCCTTCAAGCGCTATGAGAACGGCGTGTTCGTGGGCAATGCGCGTCGTACGGCCCTGCTTTCGGCGCTTTTCATGCTCGCGGGGACCACGCTCGACTGGATGGTCTTTCCGGAGCAGGCGTGGAAATTCTTCCTGATCCGCGTCGTCGTCGCGCTGCTGCTCTGCGTCGTCTTCTGGCTGCTCGGCAGGTTCTCCAGCGAGCGGTCGCGGCGCTTCATCGCGTACTGCCTCTTCATGGCGCCCACCGTCAGCATCTGCTGGATGATTGCGGTGACCGGGGGCGGGGAGTCGCCGTACTACGCCGGGCTGAATCTTGCGCTGCTGGGCCTTTCACTGCTGCTGCGCAGTTCGTTCAAGGATTCGGTGGTGATGATCCTGCTGTGCCTGACCTGCTACTTTGCCAGCGTCAGGATTTCGACCCAGCACCCGGACCTCCGCTGGCTCTTCAACAATTCCTACTTCCTGGTCGTCACTGCGGTCTTCGTCAGTGCGGGAAGCTACTTCTACGAGCGCCTCCGCTTCCGCGAGTTCGTCCTGCGCAAGGAGGTCGAGGATGCACGGGGACAGCTGGAGGCGACCAACAAGCAGCTGAGCGAGCTCGATGAAGCCAAGACCCGCTTCTTCGCCAATATCAGCCATGAACTCCGCACGCCGCTCACCGTGATGATCGGCCTGACCGAGCGGCTTGCCGAGCGCTTCAAGCCGACCACGGAGAAGGAAGTGAAGGACATGCTCGCGATGACCGAGCACAATGGCCTGCGACTGCTCAAGCTGATCGATGACCTGCTCGACCTGGTCCGCTTCGATACCGGCCATGCCGATTTGAAACTCCAGTCCACCGAGGTCGGTGCGATGCTCGATGGCCTGATGCAGTCGATGCGTCACTTGGCCGACCAGAATGGCGTGGCACTGGAGTGGCGAGCCATGGGACCGCAGGGCCACGTGATGCTGGACCGGGACAAGATCGAAAAAGTCCTGCTCAATCTCACGATCAACGCGATCAAGTTCACCCCGGCCGGCGGCCGGATCGATGTGGATGCGGTGCGCGAGGGCGACAAGCTGAAGCTTTCCGTGGCTGATACCGGCGTCGGCATTTCCACGGAGGTGCTGCCGCGCATTTTCGAGCGCTTCTGGCAGGTGGACTCGTCCTCCACGCGGAAGTTCCAAGGCGCGGGTATCGGTCTCGCGCTGGTCCGCAGCCTGGTGGAGACGATGGGTGGTTCCATCGAGGCAAAGAGCACCGTGGGTGTCGGCACCCGCTTCGAGGTGCAGCTGCCGGTGGTCGGTTCCGAGGCACCCGTCCCGCTCCCTAACAGCGAGATCAATGGAGTCGAGAGCGGGAAGCACATCGAGGAGCTTCATCGCCGTGCTGCACTTTCAGCAGCGCGCCCTGCGGATGCCGGTGATGTGAGCGTCACGGCGCGGGGAATTGGCCGGGTGACAGCAGCGACCCGCCCGCTGGTGCTGGTGGCGGATGACGAGCCGGACATGCGCCGCTTCCTGGTGATGCAGCTGGACAATGTCGATGTGCTGGAAGCCCGGGATGGCGCGGAGGCGCTCGCGCTGGCCAAGCAACACGTGCCGGTGCTGGCGCTGGTGGACCACATGATGCCGGAAATGGACGGCGTGGAAGTGTGCCGCGGGATCCGCGAGAACCATGCGACGCGCGAGATGCCGATCATCATGCTGACGGCGCGCGCCGACGAGCGGACGAAGCTGCAGGCGCTGGATGCCGGAGCGAATGATTTCCTGACAAAGCCTTTCTCCAGTAGCGAACTGGTGCTGCGCCTGCGCAACCAGCTCGCCATGGCGGCGATCCGCCGCGAGCTGGCGGATCTGAATCGCGACCTCGCCGCGGCGATGGAGAAGCTCAAGGAGAACGAGGTGCTGCTGGTGCGGAACGAAAAGCTCTCCGGCCTCGGCCAGATGAGCGCCGGCATCATTCACGAGATCAACAACCCGCTCAACTACGCCCGTGCCGGACTGCACGCGCTGAACTCCTTCAAGCGCTCGCTGCCGGCGGACGATCACGAGGACTACGCGGAGATCGTGGGAGACATCAGCGAAGGGGTGGAACGCGTCGCCCAGATCGTGGCGGACCTGCGGCAATTCACCCGCGACGACAATCGCATCCTCGGTGAAGCCGACATGGCGAATGTCATCGAGCGCTCCCGCCGTCTGGTCAGTCACCAGCTCGGTGAGAAGATTGCTTTCAACTACAAGGGCCCCGAGAAGGCGCCTGCCACCGGCAATCCGAACCAGCTGGTGCAGGTCTTCGTGAACCTCTTCCAGAATGCGGTGGACGCCATCCAGCAGCGGATCGCGGAGAAGGGCGGGGACCCCGGGCGGATCGATGTGAACCTGCGCGCGGCGGTGGGTGGCTGGGAAGTTACGGTGTGGGATAATGGTGCCGGTATCCCGCGGGAAATCATTCACAAGATCTACGATCCCTTCTTCACTTCCAAGGACGTAGGAAAGGGAATGGGCCTGGGTCTCAGTATCACCCACCAGATCCTCAATCGCCACGGCGCCCATATCGAAGTCGATACAAGGCCGGGCGAGTTTACATGTTTCACGATTTTCTTTTCGCCGCCCGATCCCGATGCAGATGATGATGGCGGCTCCGACCCCGAAACTCCCAGCGATTCCGAACCATGA
- a CDS encoding response regulator has product MSDLNYDYQRYAILFVDDEEKTRKYFRRLYGETFRILEASDGVEALSVFRAHAAEIGIIVTDQRMPNETGVGFLSKIADQWPDVVKILSTAYSDLEAAIISVNKGGIYRYITKPWEVSEFEVTLRRAMEFFLVKRELNGLMGSKLQAMGNVIYSSRLAAFALAPLAAGLPAKHVAEAVASFVRIGAFGAAAGGRSGTMEAGVDSWRKVYEEQKKLAGALEEKLKGGFSGSSLGDRVNALAQSLSGGEALEVTADGDGFRLSAASDAFPRLLAGLLGLSRQGGEEAVPVLAALMGVYDAGGSVGRQRGDALVLHVRNGGAAEEKSAGSDVGRWLFDDDLLISSALGLL; this is encoded by the coding sequence ATGAGCGACTTGAACTACGATTATCAACGCTATGCCATCCTCTTCGTTGATGACGAAGAGAAGACACGGAAGTACTTCCGTCGGCTCTATGGAGAGACCTTCCGCATCCTGGAGGCGTCGGATGGTGTCGAGGCACTCTCCGTGTTCCGCGCCCACGCCGCGGAAATCGGCATTATCGTGACCGACCAGCGGATGCCGAATGAAACCGGTGTCGGCTTCCTTTCCAAGATCGCGGACCAATGGCCGGATGTGGTGAAGATCCTCTCCACGGCCTACTCCGATCTCGAGGCGGCGATCATTTCGGTCAACAAGGGCGGTATCTATCGATACATCACGAAGCCATGGGAAGTCAGCGAGTTCGAAGTCACGCTGCGCCGCGCGATGGAGTTCTTCCTGGTGAAGCGCGAGCTCAATGGCCTGATGGGTTCCAAGCTGCAGGCGATGGGAAATGTCATCTACTCGTCGCGCCTCGCCGCCTTCGCCCTGGCGCCGCTTGCGGCGGGCCTGCCGGCGAAGCACGTGGCGGAAGCGGTCGCATCCTTCGTCCGCATCGGCGCCTTCGGTGCCGCGGCCGGTGGTCGCAGCGGGACGATGGAAGCGGGCGTCGACTCATGGCGGAAGGTTTACGAGGAGCAGAAGAAGCTGGCCGGTGCCTTGGAAGAGAAGCTCAAGGGCGGGTTTTCCGGCAGTTCGCTAGGCGATCGCGTGAATGCCCTGGCGCAATCCCTGTCCGGCGGTGAAGCCCTCGAGGTGACGGCGGATGGCGATGGCTTCCGGCTGAGTGCGGCGAGCGATGCTTTCCCGCGCTTGCTTGCGGGCTTGCTCGGTCTTTCCCGCCAGGGTGGCGAGGAAGCGGTGCCGGTGCTGGCCGCTCTCATGGGGGTCTACGATGCCGGGGGTTCTGTGGGCCGCCAGCGAGGCGATGCGCTCGTGTTACACGTTCGTAACGGTGGTGCCGCGGAGGAAAAATCGGCAGGTTCCGATGTCGGCCGCTGGTTGTTCGATGACGACCTTCTCATTTCGTCTGCTTTGGGACTTCTCTAA
- a CDS encoding helix-turn-helix domain-containing protein: MKRPELQIAYRTGRVVAVRPRELEPEPLGPIARETGFKVSPLCARFEVSERQLHRIFTDSLGISPKDWLRRERIVQARQLLMEGMAVKEVSVILGFPTPKDFSREFLILHEVTPTEFQRRHDAERDRRLE; encoded by the coding sequence ATGAAGCGCCCTGAACTTCAGATCGCCTACCGCACCGGCCGAGTGGTCGCCGTGCGGCCGCGCGAGCTAGAGCCCGAACCGCTCGGCCCGATCGCCCGTGAAACGGGCTTCAAGGTCTCGCCCCTGTGCGCGCGCTTCGAGGTGTCGGAGCGCCAGCTCCATCGCATTTTCACCGACTCGCTCGGCATCAGCCCGAAGGACTGGCTGCGCCGCGAGCGCATCGTCCAGGCCCGCCAGCTCCTGATGGAAGGCATGGCGGTGAAAGAGGTCTCGGTGATCCTCGGATTCCCCACGCCAAAGGATTTCAGCCGCGAGTTTCTGATCCTGCACGAGGTCACCCCGACCGAGTTCCAGCGCCGCCATGATGCGGAGCGGGACCGGAGGTTGGAGTGA
- a CDS encoding OmpP1/FadL family transporter, producing the protein MTPNRLLALAAATACVSQVQAVGYRLPNQDPEGIARGNAFVATADNPSAIYYNPAGITQLEGQDMSLGVYLISTDVGFNNSSGGSASTQTAFQAVPQIYYTYSPADSTLSYGLGVYAPYGLGIDYGRYTPFPTAAQDAELAYMTFNPVVAWEVTPCLSVAAGLTVNYSQVRLERRIGLLPTFDEFQVEGDGWATGFNLGVLWQPAKEWSFGLNYRSPTEIDYDGRSITAPVPPFGGGTPTEASLKFPQFVTGGISYRPNDDWNFEFDLDWTDWDSVDDTTFVGTFGGNQTFPFRYESSFMYSFGATRQLGDGWFVSAGYIYSENSAPDATFTPLNPDSNLQLGSIGFGHRGEKFGWALGYHFAYNGGRTVSGNYNPTVNGEYETFNHAVNASVRFRF; encoded by the coding sequence ATGACTCCCAACCGCCTCCTCGCCCTCGCCGCCGCCACCGCCTGTGTCTCCCAAGTCCAAGCGGTCGGCTACCGACTGCCCAACCAGGACCCGGAAGGCATCGCACGCGGCAACGCCTTCGTCGCCACCGCCGACAATCCCTCGGCGATCTATTACAACCCGGCTGGCATCACCCAGCTCGAGGGGCAGGACATGAGCCTCGGGGTCTATCTGATTTCCACCGACGTCGGCTTCAACAATTCAAGCGGCGGCTCCGCGAGCACACAGACCGCTTTCCAAGCGGTCCCGCAGATTTACTACACCTACTCGCCGGCGGACTCGACGCTGTCCTATGGACTCGGCGTCTACGCCCCATACGGACTCGGCATCGACTACGGCCGCTACACCCCCTTCCCCACGGCAGCGCAGGACGCGGAGCTCGCCTACATGACCTTCAATCCGGTGGTCGCATGGGAAGTCACGCCATGCCTCTCGGTCGCCGCCGGTCTCACCGTGAATTACTCGCAGGTGCGGCTGGAGCGCCGCATCGGCCTGCTGCCGACGTTCGATGAGTTCCAGGTGGAAGGCGATGGCTGGGCGACCGGCTTCAATCTCGGCGTGCTGTGGCAGCCGGCGAAGGAGTGGTCCTTCGGCCTCAACTACCGCTCGCCTACCGAGATCGACTACGATGGCCGCTCGATCACCGCACCGGTCCCGCCCTTCGGTGGTGGCACTCCGACCGAAGCCTCGCTGAAGTTCCCGCAGTTCGTCACCGGCGGCATTTCCTACCGGCCGAATGATGACTGGAACTTCGAGTTCGACCTCGACTGGACCGACTGGGACTCGGTGGACGACACGACCTTCGTCGGTACCTTTGGCGGCAACCAGACCTTCCCGTTCCGCTACGAGTCGAGCTTCATGTACAGCTTCGGGGCCACCCGCCAGCTCGGCGACGGCTGGTTCGTCAGCGCCGGCTACATCTACAGCGAGAACTCCGCGCCAGACGCGACCTTCACCCCGCTCAATCCCGACTCCAACCTGCAGCTCGGCAGCATCGGCTTCGGCCACCGCGGCGAGAAGTTCGGCTGGGCCCTCGGCTACCACTTCGCCTACAACGGCGGACGCACCGTCAGCGGCAACTACAACCCGACGGTCAACGGCGAATACGAGACCTTCAACCACGCGGTCAACGCGTCGGTGCGGTTCCGGTTCTAA
- a CDS encoding class II fumarate hydratase — protein sequence MKNSPTRTERDSMGEMQVPAAALYGASTARAVENFPVSGTPLPTELIHAYGRIKRAAAETNAELGLLEPAMAEKIAAAATEIEAGTHDAHFPIDIYQTGSGTSTNMNVNEVIATLCKPLAVHPNDHVNLGQSSNDTFPTAIHLASALALRDTLIPALVDLENALKRKAAEFSAVLKIGRTHLMDATPVRLGQEFGGWARQAGLSASRAHKSLHALLELPLGGTAVGTGINAHPSFAEKTIARLAEDTGIPFSEAADHFEAQSAKDACVEVHGQLATIAVSLHKIACDLRLLGSGPRCGIGELRLPATQPGSSIMPGKVNPVIPESVTMVAARVAGNQTTVTWCGAGGFLELNVSMPLLGACLLESIRLLANAANTLRAKCVDGIDANEARCRELIELSLSMVTSLVPKIGYDRATKIAKESVATGRTVRELCEASLAELGLTAAELEDLLDPQRMSGGG from the coding sequence ATGAAGAACTCCCCCACCCGCACCGAGCGCGATTCCATGGGCGAAATGCAAGTCCCCGCCGCGGCGCTCTACGGTGCCTCGACCGCGCGGGCCGTGGAGAATTTCCCCGTCTCCGGCACCCCGCTGCCAACGGAACTGATTCACGCTTATGGCCGCATCAAGCGCGCCGCGGCCGAGACCAATGCCGAACTCGGCCTGCTGGAGCCCGCCATGGCGGAGAAAATCGCCGCAGCAGCGACCGAAATCGAAGCGGGCACGCACGACGCCCATTTCCCGATCGATATCTATCAGACCGGCTCCGGCACCTCCACGAACATGAACGTGAACGAGGTCATCGCCACCCTCTGCAAGCCGCTGGCCGTGCACCCGAACGACCACGTGAATCTCGGCCAGTCCTCGAACGATACCTTCCCGACCGCGATCCACCTCGCCTCGGCCCTGGCGCTCCGGGACACGCTGATCCCCGCGCTGGTCGATCTGGAAAACGCGCTGAAACGAAAAGCCGCTGAATTCTCCGCGGTGCTCAAGATCGGCCGGACCCACCTGATGGATGCCACGCCGGTGCGGCTCGGACAGGAATTCGGCGGCTGGGCCCGGCAAGCTGGCCTCTCCGCCTCGCGCGCCCACAAGTCACTCCACGCCCTGCTGGAGCTACCGCTGGGCGGGACCGCAGTCGGCACCGGCATCAATGCGCATCCGTCGTTCGCAGAGAAAACCATCGCCCGGCTGGCGGAGGACACCGGCATCCCCTTCAGCGAAGCGGCGGATCATTTCGAGGCCCAGTCCGCGAAGGACGCCTGCGTGGAAGTCCACGGCCAGCTCGCGACGATCGCTGTCTCACTTCACAAGATCGCCTGCGACCTGCGCCTGCTCGGCTCCGGTCCGCGCTGCGGCATCGGCGAGCTCCGGCTGCCAGCCACCCAGCCCGGCTCCTCGATCATGCCGGGCAAGGTGAACCCGGTGATCCCGGAGTCCGTGACCATGGTCGCGGCGCGGGTGGCGGGAAACCAAACGACCGTGACCTGGTGCGGAGCCGGCGGATTCCTGGAGCTAAATGTATCCATGCCGCTGCTCGGTGCCTGCCTGCTGGAGTCGATCCGCCTGCTGGCCAACGCGGCGAACACCCTCCGGGCCAAATGCGTCGACGGCATCGACGCCAACGAAGCGCGCTGCCGCGAGCTGATCGAGCTGTCACTCTCCATGGTCACCTCGCTGGTCCCCAAGATCGGCTACGACCGCGCCACGAAGATCGCCAAGGAATCCGTCGCCACCGGCCGGACCGTCCGCGAACTCTGCGAAGCCTCGCTCGCCGAGCTCGGACTGACTGCCGCCGAATTGGAGGACCTCCTTGATCCCCAACGAATGAGCGGTGGCGGTTGA
- a CDS encoding putative Ig domain-containing protein, with amino-acid sequence MRFLILFLLALTAIPAFSQAPTVPGSVTATASSGTAVTVTWTASTGGAGITYRIFRNNNQVGSDQSATTFSDSGLTPGQTYTYNVSASNSSGTSAQSADATVTTPNTPGTPTGLRAVAGTNGVVLNWNTVSGATEYVIFRNGTELDTSTTNTFIDSDVEVATTYRYSVASSNTSGDSSKSAEVAVTTKGDGSQREAVWTRAFEAVDGDFDGIVDFNEYLSGHASTNIPEVVMLHRFRSSDDDDSGDLTVDEYIAHFGGKTVKRPSKAQIFTLADVFSDIGDGDGYLDIYEFALTLNRGTQNAVIQKKFDKLDKNDSGFLSEAEFGIRYGDTEGAPEITSSLIATAEPNAAFSYQILASKDPDSYNATGLPSGLTIDTTTGLITGSVATIGSYSVTISATDATGTDTATLVIKIGLPSINSAATASGSTTAAFSYQITSTNSPTGYNATNLPAGVTVNTTTGLISGTPTASGTFNVLLTATNAAGAGTKTLVLTVTPAPPSINSSLTATGKVATTFSYSIAATNSPTSYSATGLPSGLNIATSTGIISGTPTVAGTFNVTIGATNAGGSDSETLVLTIAP; translated from the coding sequence ATGCGTTTCCTCATCTTGTTCCTGCTGGCGCTCACGGCGATTCCCGCGTTCTCGCAAGCACCGACCGTTCCCGGCAGTGTCACGGCCACGGCCTCCAGCGGGACCGCGGTGACGGTCACCTGGACCGCTTCGACCGGTGGCGCTGGTATCACCTACCGGATCTTCCGCAATAATAACCAGGTGGGCAGCGACCAGAGCGCCACGACTTTCAGCGATAGCGGCCTGACTCCGGGACAGACCTACACCTACAACGTCTCCGCTTCGAACAGCTCGGGAACCTCGGCACAATCCGCCGATGCCACCGTCACCACCCCGAATACGCCGGGCACGCCCACGGGCCTGCGCGCGGTCGCAGGAACGAACGGGGTGGTGTTGAACTGGAACACCGTCAGCGGGGCCACCGAATACGTCATCTTCCGCAACGGGACGGAACTCGACACCTCCACCACGAATACCTTCATCGACTCTGATGTGGAAGTGGCCACGACCTACCGCTACTCCGTCGCCTCCTCAAACACCTCGGGTGATTCCTCCAAGTCGGCCGAAGTCGCTGTGACCACCAAGGGTGATGGCAGCCAGCGCGAAGCCGTCTGGACCCGCGCCTTCGAAGCGGTTGACGGTGATTTCGACGGCATCGTGGATTTCAACGAGTACCTCTCCGGCCACGCTTCGACCAATATTCCCGAGGTCGTCATGCTGCACCGCTTCCGCTCCAGCGACGATGACGACAGCGGCGACCTGACGGTGGACGAATACATCGCCCACTTCGGCGGCAAGACCGTGAAGCGCCCCTCGAAGGCCCAGATCTTCACCTTGGCCGATGTGTTCAGCGATATCGGTGACGGAGATGGCTACCTCGACATCTATGAGTTCGCGTTGACCTTGAATCGCGGCACCCAGAACGCGGTGATCCAGAAGAAGTTCGACAAGCTGGACAAGAACGACAGCGGCTTCCTCTCCGAGGCCGAGTTCGGCATCCGCTACGGTGACACCGAAGGTGCCCCCGAGATCACCAGCTCGCTGATCGCGACCGCAGAGCCAAATGCTGCTTTCTCCTACCAGATTCTCGCCAGCAAGGATCCGGACAGCTACAATGCGACCGGTCTTCCTTCGGGCCTGACGATCGACACCACGACCGGCCTCATCACTGGTTCGGTGGCGACGATCGGCTCCTATTCGGTGACGATCAGCGCGACCGATGCGACCGGAACCGACACCGCGACGCTCGTCATCAAGATCGGCCTGCCTTCGATCAACAGCGCCGCGACCGCAAGTGGTTCCACGACCGCCGCGTTCAGCTACCAAATCACCTCGACGAACAGCCCGACGGGTTACAATGCCACCAATCTTCCTGCCGGGGTGACGGTCAACACCACCACCGGCCTGATCTCTGGCACTCCTACCGCCTCGGGAACCTTCAACGTGCTCCTTACCGCCACGAATGCTGCAGGTGCCGGCACCAAGACGCTCGTGCTCACGGTCACTCCTGCGCCTCCGAGCATCAACAGTTCGCTGACCGCCACCGGTAAAGTGGCTACCACCTTCAGCTACAGCATCGCGGCGACCAATAGCCCCACGAGCTACAGTGCCACGGGGCTGCCGAGCGGGCTGAATATTGCCACTTCGACGGGGATCATCAGTGGCACCCCGACGGTGGCGGGCACTTTCAATGTCACCATTGGAGCGACGAATGCCGGTGGATCCGACAGTGAAACGCTGGTGCTAACCATCGCGCCTTGA